The genomic interval CAATGCCGGCATCAGCGGCTCGGACGTGCGCGACATCATGCTGGAAGCCGTGGAAACCCGCTTCGGCACCATGCGCGCGGCGACACCGGTCGAGATGCTGTCGGACAACGGTTCGGCCTATACCGCCTGCGAAACACGGACCTTTGCCCGGCAGCTGGGCCTCAAACCCTGCTTCACCCCCGTCCGCAGCCCGCAGTCCAACGGCATCTCGGAGGCCTTCGTCCATACCCTCAAACGGGATTACGTCCGCGTCTCGCCGCTGCCGGACGCACTCACCGCGTTGACATCGCTTGCCGGATGGATCGAGGACTACAACGACAACCACCCCCATTCAGGGCTCAAAATGCGTTCGCCGCGCGAGCATCGCGCACTGGTTTCTGCAACCGCTTGAACCCGTCCGGTGAAACGGGGGCCAGATCAATATAGGCTGAGTATAACGATGCAGGAGGGGATGGCGGCCGACGCGATCCATCCGGCGTCGGGATGAACGCTGACCAGCGCCACCCCCGTCCAGCGATTGACCGTTGTCGTCAGAAACAGCGATACCAGCAGCAGGATTAGGAGTATGACTTTATCGGAGTTGGCAATAGGCTTGGCACTGGTGGTTATCGGCATGGCCCGGAGCGTCCGGGTTTCAGTCGGCACGGTCAAGGTGACTCTCAGGACGCTTTGAGCCAGGTTTTAAGACCAAACTCCTTTCCCGATATTCGATCCCATATGACATAGCCCTAGACGTCTCGGCCGTCGCTCATTTGCTAGAACGAAGGAGGAAGGCCACGCCTATGCCACCGAATGATCCGGCCACTACGCACCGCGCGAGGGATCGATGACCGTCCCGTTTCAGTCACACCGAACCGGTGTCGACGCGCTTGCCCAGGCCTTCGCGGTCTCGGCGGCGAACGCCGCATAGCGCCTAGGCGGGCGACCTAGCAGTCTCGACATGGTCGCACGGTCTTCCGCACTGGCGCGGGCGCCGTGACGCTGGAAGGCGCGCAGCATTAGGCCCAGATCATAGGCGAACCCGGCCGGGACGAACGGCTTGAGCCGGTCCTGGAACG from Sphingomonas sp. SORGH_AS_0879 carries:
- a CDS encoding integrase core domain-containing protein produces the protein NAGISGSDVRDIMLEAVETRFGTMRAATPVEMLSDNGSAYTACETRTFARQLGLKPCFTPVRSPQSNGISEAFVHTLKRDYVRVSPLPDALTALTSLAGWIEDYNDNHPHSGLKMRSPREHRALVSATA